In Salinibacterium sp. dk2585, a single window of DNA contains:
- a CDS encoding ribonucleoside-diphosphate reductase subunit alpha has translation MGITVVKRDGTREPYDANKINLAIEEASKGLDENITWVTQIASELELTLFDGITTQQLDEAVIQVALQNVKDDPAFDTVAARLLLKTIYKRVLGDYENDDDLRRLHVEHFGPNIRRGVEEGLLDPRLVELFDLDQLAAALDPTHDGLLKYIGVVTLNNRYGIKGRNGDALEVPQYFWMRIAMGLSLNEPDPNATAIAFYDKMSKLEYLAAGSTLVNAGTIYPQLANCFVMEMQDDMEHIAKTTRDVMWLTKGTGGIGLSVTKLRAQGSPIRSNNTTSTGPIPFMHTIDSILRAVSRGGKKFGALCFYMENWHMDFPEFIDLRQNSGDPYRRTRTANTAVWISDEFMKRVQNDEDWYLFDPLEVADLNELYGAAFSARYNEYIEMAKNGELRMHKVIKAREQFKAILVSLQGSSHPWLTWKDTINNRALNNNTGTIHLSNLCTEITLPQDEDNVSVCNLASINLSRHLLVDPVTGKVSMDYKKIDESARIAVRQLDNLIDITRSSVKEADFSNQQNRAVGLGVMGFTDIVEKHGFSYESEEAYELIDEIMEHVSYAAIDESAELAKVRGSYTNFEGSRWSQGLVPIDSIALTEQDRGVEIKVNRKTRLDWDAMREKVKGGMRNATLMAIAPTASIGLVAGTTPGLDPQFSQIFSRSTSNGKFLEVNRNLVADLQKLGMWESVREDILRSQGDISRVASIPDHLKEVYKTSFQLSPYAFLEVAARAQKWIDQAISRNMYLETRDLGEMMDIYYGAWERGVKTTYYLHMKPRHQAEQSTVKVNKTAEISGGAKRGFGAASSAAASVPSSATPAEEQTAVSAAPAAAPAVSAPARRGFGSVAPKEGA, from the coding sequence GTGGGAATCACCGTAGTCAAGCGCGACGGCACACGCGAGCCATACGATGCGAACAAGATCAACCTCGCGATCGAAGAGGCCAGCAAGGGCCTCGACGAGAACATCACGTGGGTGACCCAGATCGCGAGCGAGCTTGAACTGACACTCTTCGACGGCATCACGACGCAGCAGCTCGATGAGGCCGTCATCCAGGTGGCCCTGCAGAACGTCAAGGACGACCCCGCCTTTGACACCGTCGCGGCGCGCCTCCTGCTCAAGACCATCTACAAGCGCGTGCTCGGCGACTACGAGAACGACGACGACCTCCGCCGCCTGCACGTCGAGCACTTTGGCCCCAACATCCGCCGCGGCGTCGAGGAAGGCCTCCTCGACCCGCGACTCGTCGAGCTCTTCGACCTCGACCAGCTGGCCGCCGCCCTCGACCCCACGCACGACGGGCTGCTCAAGTACATCGGTGTCGTCACGCTCAACAACCGCTACGGCATCAAGGGCCGCAACGGCGACGCCCTCGAGGTTCCCCAGTACTTCTGGATGCGCATCGCGATGGGCCTCTCGCTCAACGAGCCCGACCCCAACGCCACCGCCATCGCCTTCTACGACAAGATGTCGAAGCTCGAGTACCTCGCCGCCGGCTCGACGCTCGTCAACGCGGGCACGATCTACCCCCAGCTCGCGAACTGCTTCGTCATGGAGATGCAGGACGACATGGAGCACATCGCCAAGACGACGCGCGATGTCATGTGGCTCACGAAGGGCACGGGCGGCATCGGCCTCTCGGTCACGAAGCTGCGCGCCCAGGGTTCGCCCATCCGCTCCAACAACACGACCTCGACGGGCCCCATCCCGTTCATGCACACGATCGACTCGATCCTGCGTGCCGTGAGCCGTGGCGGCAAGAAGTTCGGCGCCCTCTGCTTCTACATGGAGAACTGGCACATGGACTTCCCCGAGTTCATCGACCTTCGCCAGAACTCCGGTGACCCCTACCGTCGCACCCGCACCGCCAACACGGCCGTGTGGATCAGCGACGAGTTCATGAAGCGCGTGCAGAACGACGAGGACTGGTACCTCTTCGACCCGCTCGAGGTCGCCGACCTCAACGAGCTCTACGGTGCCGCCTTCTCGGCTCGCTACAACGAGTACATCGAGATGGCCAAGAACGGCGAGCTGCGGATGCACAAGGTCATCAAGGCCCGCGAGCAGTTCAAGGCGATCCTCGTCTCCCTGCAGGGCTCGAGCCACCCGTGGCTCACCTGGAAGGACACGATCAACAACCGTGCCCTCAACAACAACACGGGCACGATCCACCTCTCGAACCTCTGCACCGAGATCACGCTGCCGCAGGACGAAGACAACGTCTCCGTCTGCAACCTGGCATCGATAAACCTCAGCCGCCACCTTCTCGTGGATCCCGTGACCGGCAAGGTCAGCATGGACTACAAGAAGATCGACGAGAGCGCCCGCATTGCGGTGCGCCAGCTCGACAACCTCATCGACATCACGCGCTCCTCGGTCAAGGAGGCGGATTTCTCCAACCAGCAGAACCGTGCCGTCGGTCTCGGCGTCATGGGCTTCACCGACATCGTCGAGAAGCACGGCTTCTCCTACGAGAGCGAAGAGGCCTACGAGTTGATCGACGAGATCATGGAGCACGTCTCCTACGCGGCGATCGATGAGAGCGCCGAGCTCGCCAAGGTTCGCGGCTCCTACACGAACTTCGAGGGTTCGCGCTGGTCGCAGGGGCTCGTGCCGATCGACTCGATCGCGCTCACGGAGCAGGACCGCGGCGTCGAGATCAAGGTCAACCGCAAGACGCGCCTCGACTGGGACGCGATGCGGGAGAAGGTCAAGGGCGGCATGCGCAACGCGACGCTCATGGCGATCGCACCGACGGCATCCATCGGCCTCGTCGCCGGCACGACGCCCGGCCTCGACCCGCAGTTCTCGCAGATCTTCAGCCGCTCAACCTCGAACGGCAAGTTCCTCGAGGTCAACCGCAACCTCGTCGCCGACCTGCAGAAGCTCGGCATGTGGGAGAGCGTTCGCGAAGACATCCTGCGCAGCCAGGGTGACATCTCGCGGGTGGCGTCGATCCCGGACCACCTCAAGGAGGTCTACAAGACGAGCTTCCAGCTCTCGCCCTACGCCTTCCTCGAGGTCGCGGCGCGTGCCCAGAAGTGGATCGACCAGGCCATCAGCCGCAACATGTACCTCGAGACTCGTGACCTCGGCGAGATGATGGACATCTACTACGGGGCATGGGAGCGCGGCGTCAAGACGACCTACTACCTGCACATGAAGCCCCGTCACCAGGCCGAGCAGTCCACCGTCAAGGTCAACAAGACGGCGGAGATCTCGGGCGGAGCGAAGCGCGGCTTCGGCGCGGCCAGCTCGGCAGCGGCATCCGTGCCCTCCTCCGCGACGCCCGCAGAGGAGCAGACCGCGGTGAGTGCCGCCCCGGCAGCAGCTCCCGCCGTCTCGGCACCCGCCCGCCGCGGCTTCGGCAGCGTCGCCCCGAAGGAAGGTGCGTGA
- a CDS encoding MFS transporter gives MKRYIDLLKTRGVGRLMGSQLVARFPGGMLSLAFLLHVEQVHDSYGAAGLVLAATSIGQAIAGPVTTRWMGVWGMRPVIVLTASVCAAAVATIALVEMSVALYMLVGFIAGISNPPIQPAVRTIYPKLVPAKQLTPLFSLDASAQEIIWVVGPVVTTFVATQVGTRQAILLALVFLIVGTAWFVAARELSQVRIPRARRRMGAVLGRPTVLLATGLGFLLVGACAAIEAGVVATFGHGDASAGIALAIFSVGSLAGGLTFGHRQIDPWALARRMGIVFVGLAAAMLILELWWISIALFIAGVGIAPALAAMFTITSASVKFSETAEAYGWIGTGQLIGAAIGSALAGFMIDGFDAVGAYWVAAVFAFLGVIVAVFFRGPDLRGRDASPIPDTEPVLTLKE, from the coding sequence GTGAAGCGCTACATCGACCTGCTGAAGACCCGCGGCGTGGGGCGCCTCATGGGGTCACAGCTGGTCGCTCGCTTCCCCGGCGGGATGCTCTCGCTCGCCTTCCTCCTGCACGTGGAGCAGGTGCACGACTCCTACGGCGCGGCCGGCCTCGTGCTCGCGGCGACGAGCATCGGGCAGGCCATCGCCGGGCCCGTCACCACCCGATGGATGGGGGTCTGGGGCATGCGGCCCGTCATCGTGCTGACGGCATCCGTCTGCGCCGCCGCTGTGGCGACGATCGCGCTCGTCGAGATGTCGGTCGCGCTCTACATGCTCGTCGGCTTCATCGCGGGCATCTCGAACCCGCCCATCCAACCGGCCGTGCGCACGATCTACCCCAAGCTCGTACCCGCGAAGCAGCTCACCCCCCTCTTCTCGCTCGATGCCTCGGCGCAGGAGATCATCTGGGTCGTCGGCCCGGTCGTCACCACCTTCGTCGCGACCCAGGTGGGCACGAGGCAGGCGATCCTACTCGCCCTCGTGTTCCTCATCGTGGGCACAGCGTGGTTCGTCGCAGCGCGCGAACTCAGCCAGGTGCGCATCCCCCGGGCCCGCAGGCGCATGGGCGCCGTGCTGGGCCGGCCGACCGTGCTGCTCGCCACGGGCCTCGGCTTCCTCCTCGTCGGCGCCTGTGCCGCGATCGAGGCCGGAGTCGTCGCGACCTTCGGCCACGGCGACGCGAGCGCCGGCATCGCCCTCGCGATCTTCTCTGTCGGCTCGCTCGCGGGCGGCTTGACGTTCGGTCACCGGCAGATCGATCCGTGGGCGCTCGCCCGCCGCATGGGCATCGTCTTCGTCGGCCTCGCGGCAGCCATGCTCATCCTGGAACTGTGGTGGATCTCCATCGCCCTCTTCATCGCGGGAGTTGGCATCGCGCCCGCCCTCGCCGCGATGTTCACGATCACCTCGGCGAGCGTCAAATTCAGCGAGACCGCCGAGGCCTACGGATGGATTGGCACCGGCCAGCTGATCGGCGCCGCGATCGGCTCGGCCCTCGCCGGCTTCATGATCGACGGCTTCGACGCGGTGGGCGCCTACTGGGTGGCGGCGGTATTCGCGTTCCTGGGGGTCATCGTCGCCGTCTTCTTCCGCGGCCCCGACCTGCGCGGCCGCGACGCGAGCCCCATCCCAGACACGGAGCCGGTGCTCACCCTCAAGGAGTGA
- a CDS encoding aldo/keto reductase has product MHTRTLGRTGRTVSVIGLGTWQLGADWGDVSEADATAVLDAAVQSGVTFFDTADVYGDGRSESIIGRYLADNPSIDITVATKMGRREEQDPANFTLGKFREWTDRSRRNLGVDTLDLVQLHCPPTPVFSNDAVYDALDTLVEEGAIANYGVSVETVDEALAAIARPGTASVQIILNAFRLKPLDAVLPAAKEAGVGIIARVPLASGLLSGRYTTETTFAENDHRTFNRGGEAFDVGETFSGVDFEAGVAAAQEFAALIAGEPAASGYSTAQVALAWVAQLDGVSSVIPGARNPEQAQSNAAAGELPQLSEGFTAGVRDIYDRYFRAAVHPRW; this is encoded by the coding sequence ATGCACACTCGTACCCTCGGCCGCACTGGTCGCACCGTCTCAGTCATCGGCCTCGGAACCTGGCAGCTCGGCGCGGACTGGGGTGACGTCAGTGAAGCGGATGCCACGGCCGTCCTCGACGCGGCCGTGCAGTCCGGCGTCACCTTCTTCGACACCGCCGACGTCTACGGTGACGGCCGCAGCGAGAGCATCATCGGCCGTTACCTCGCCGACAACCCGTCGATCGACATCACGGTGGCGACCAAGATGGGACGGCGCGAGGAGCAGGATCCCGCCAACTTCACGCTCGGCAAGTTCCGCGAGTGGACCGATCGCTCGCGCCGCAATCTCGGCGTCGACACGCTCGACCTCGTGCAGCTGCACTGCCCGCCAACGCCCGTGTTCTCGAACGACGCCGTCTACGACGCGCTCGACACCCTCGTCGAGGAGGGTGCGATCGCGAACTATGGCGTCAGTGTCGAGACCGTCGATGAGGCGCTCGCCGCGATCGCGCGTCCCGGCACGGCCTCGGTGCAGATCATCCTCAACGCCTTCCGCCTCAAGCCCCTCGACGCCGTCTTGCCCGCGGCCAAGGAGGCCGGCGTCGGCATCATCGCTCGCGTGCCCCTCGCATCCGGCCTCCTGAGCGGTCGCTACACGACCGAGACGACCTTCGCCGAGAACGACCACCGCACCTTCAACCGCGGCGGCGAGGCCTTCGACGTGGGAGAGACCTTCTCGGGCGTCGACTTCGAGGCCGGCGTCGCGGCGGCGCAGGAGTTCGCGGCCTTGATCGCAGGGGAGCCTGCGGCATCCGGATACTCGACCGCGCAGGTCGCCCTCGCGTGGGTCGCACAGCTCGACGGCGTGAGCTCGGTCATCCCTGGCGCGCGCAACCCGGAGCAGGCGCAATCGAACGCGGCCGCGGGTGAACTCCCGCAGCTCAGCGAGGGCTTCACTGCGGGCGTGCGAGACATCTACGACCGCTACTTCCGCGCCGCCGTCCACCCGCGCTGGTAG
- a CDS encoding alpha/beta fold hydrolase has product MTFGSSIRTALATVGLAPRPVLHVAGDVGEGPVVILVHGIASSSVTFQNLVPLLERDHRVISIDILGHGESPTPANAEYTIEEHVKWLQRTIKRLRIRDEYTIVGHSLGALIVSRFARVTRDRITKVVLVSPPVYLSPQEIADPIDRAAVGAYLRVYEYLRSHKEFTIKRAAVVARLMPIRDSFEITERNWRAFVLSLQRCIESQTTLTDIAAIRVPVEIIYGALDQFIIPGSMKLLKNMRNVTVRRVDLNDHIVRRRLAREIAAAIRGEQQDTDAAERRDPQHSEPPADTDAG; this is encoded by the coding sequence ATGACCTTCGGCAGCAGCATCCGCACCGCATTGGCAACCGTCGGTCTCGCCCCGCGGCCGGTGCTTCATGTCGCGGGCGATGTGGGGGAGGGGCCCGTCGTCATCCTGGTGCACGGAATCGCGTCGTCGTCGGTGACGTTCCAGAACCTCGTGCCGCTCTTGGAGCGAGACCACCGTGTCATCTCGATCGACATCCTGGGGCACGGAGAGTCGCCGACCCCCGCGAACGCCGAATACACCATCGAGGAGCATGTCAAGTGGCTCCAGCGCACCATAAAGCGCCTGCGCATCCGGGACGAGTACACGATCGTCGGCCACTCCCTCGGCGCCTTGATCGTGTCGCGATTCGCCCGGGTCACGCGCGACCGCATCACGAAGGTCGTGCTCGTGAGCCCCCCGGTCTATCTATCGCCGCAGGAGATCGCGGACCCGATCGACCGCGCCGCCGTGGGCGCCTACCTGCGCGTCTACGAGTACCTCCGCAGCCACAAGGAGTTCACGATCAAGCGGGCCGCCGTCGTCGCCCGGCTCATGCCCATCCGCGACTCATTCGAGATTACGGAGCGAAACTGGCGCGCCTTCGTGCTCTCGCTCCAACGGTGCATCGAATCGCAGACCACCCTTACCGATATCGCCGCCATCAGGGTGCCGGTCGAAATCATCTACGGCGCACTCGACCAGTTCATCATTCCCGGCAGCATGAAGCTGCTCAAGAACATGCGCAATGTCACGGTGCGCCGGGTCGACCTCAACGACCACATCGTGCGGCGCAGGCTCGCCCGGGAGATTGCGGCAGCCATCCGGGGCGAGCAGCAGGACACGGATGCCGCGGAGCGCCGCGACCCGCAGCATTCCGAACCACCTGCGGACACCGACGCGGGGTAG
- a CDS encoding DUF4349 domain-containing protein — MRRRLLLPATILLTLAALTGCSADARSGFSEARSDSGGQAVGEALPDVSDERRVEQVEAQGRQVIVTGDLWLTVEDPRDAADAAADIVERAGGHVDNRSETAPRDDDPGRAELTVRIPSAKLSSTLNDLEELGEVEETRTYRQDVTSVAKDLDARITALEASVDRLLALMVDADTTSDLITIESTLAERQADLESLQSQRRSIADQVDYSTITVHLGSEADAPVDDPDTFWTGLVAGWDALVGFVSFLLVALGVILPWLIVPAIALLLTWVLLRRRRRQRGAASVVSTTPDDARD, encoded by the coding sequence ATGAGGCGACGACTCCTGCTCCCGGCCACGATCCTGCTGACGCTCGCGGCCCTCACCGGCTGCTCCGCGGATGCCCGGAGCGGCTTTTCCGAGGCCCGTTCCGACTCCGGTGGGCAGGCAGTCGGCGAGGCGTTGCCCGACGTCTCGGATGAGCGACGTGTTGAACAGGTCGAAGCGCAGGGGCGACAGGTCATCGTCACGGGCGACCTGTGGCTCACAGTCGAGGACCCGCGCGACGCCGCCGATGCGGCAGCCGACATCGTGGAGCGGGCAGGCGGACACGTCGACAATCGTTCCGAGACGGCGCCGCGTGACGACGACCCGGGCCGCGCCGAACTCACCGTGCGGATCCCCTCGGCCAAGCTCAGCAGCACCCTCAACGACCTCGAGGAACTGGGCGAGGTTGAGGAGACGCGCACCTATCGTCAGGACGTCACCTCGGTCGCCAAGGACCTGGATGCGCGCATCACGGCACTCGAGGCATCCGTCGACCGCCTGCTCGCGCTCATGGTGGATGCTGACACGACGAGTGACCTCATCACGATCGAGTCGACGCTCGCGGAGCGGCAGGCCGACCTCGAGTCGCTCCAGTCCCAGCGTCGCTCGATCGCCGACCAGGTCGACTACTCGACCATCACGGTGCACCTCGGCTCGGAGGCCGACGCCCCGGTCGACGACCCCGACACCTTCTGGACGGGGCTCGTCGCCGGGTGGGATGCGCTTGTGGGCTTCGTGTCGTTCCTACTCGTCGCGCTCGGCGTCATCCTGCCGTGGCTCATCGTGCCCGCGATTGCGCTGCTGCTGACCTGGGTGCTGCTGCGGCGGCGTCGACGCCAGCGCGGTGCTGCGTCCGTGGTCTCGACAACGCCCGACGACGCCCGGGACTGA
- a CDS encoding MFS transporter: MPAPETPPKSRRLAHLIDLTPLKHSPAFARLWIGTAISTIGSQMTVVAVGLHVYSMTESTFAVAMVGTIALVPMILAGFYGGMLADAFDRRRVALLAAVAAWLAIATLATITWLDVQQLWHLYALTTLNSVAATIMGATRNAITPRLLPRNLLPAASALQGMSAGAAITVGPAIAGVLVASLGFAWTYSLDVVLFCAAFLGIIALPSITPEGELHRPGLESVRKGLAFLKRAPNIRMSFIVDIIAMTFGRPHALFPAVGALLIGGGAVTVGILTAAGAIGTLLCSLLSGKLGTVRRHGIAIGWSIAAYGAFVLGFGVVIAVVQLGGFAAATEDIAGANLTALVLASIMMAGTGASDNVSAIFRSTMLQTAVPDNMRGRLQGIFIVVVTGGPRIGDFYVGAVALVAGLWFPPLLGGILIIALIALCLRLTPSFRAYDALTPTP, from the coding sequence GTGCCTGCGCCTGAAACACCCCCGAAGAGTCGGCGCCTCGCGCACCTGATCGACCTCACGCCGCTCAAGCACAGTCCCGCCTTCGCCCGCCTGTGGATCGGCACCGCGATCTCGACGATCGGCAGCCAGATGACGGTCGTCGCCGTCGGCCTGCACGTCTACTCCATGACGGAGTCGACCTTCGCCGTCGCCATGGTCGGCACGATCGCGCTCGTGCCCATGATCCTCGCGGGCTTCTACGGCGGGATGCTCGCCGACGCCTTCGATCGCCGACGCGTCGCCCTCCTGGCCGCCGTCGCCGCGTGGCTCGCGATCGCGACCCTCGCCACGATCACCTGGCTCGACGTGCAGCAGCTCTGGCACCTTTACGCGCTCACGACCCTCAACTCGGTCGCGGCCACGATCATGGGGGCGACCCGCAACGCCATCACGCCGCGCCTGCTGCCGCGGAACCTGCTGCCCGCAGCATCCGCCCTCCAGGGGATGAGCGCGGGCGCGGCCATCACGGTCGGCCCGGCGATCGCCGGCGTGCTCGTCGCGAGCCTCGGCTTCGCGTGGACCTATTCGCTCGACGTCGTGCTGTTCTGCGCCGCGTTCCTCGGCATCATCGCGCTGCCCTCCATCACCCCTGAGGGCGAACTGCACCGCCCGGGCCTCGAGTCGGTGCGCAAGGGGCTCGCCTTTCTCAAGCGGGCACCGAACATCCGGATGTCGTTCATCGTCGACATCATCGCCATGACCTTCGGGCGACCGCACGCGCTGTTCCCGGCCGTCGGGGCGCTCCTCATCGGCGGCGGCGCGGTGACGGTCGGGATCCTGACTGCGGCTGGCGCGATCGGCACCCTGCTGTGCAGCCTGCTGTCGGGCAAGCTCGGCACCGTGCGGCGGCACGGCATCGCGATCGGCTGGTCCATCGCCGCCTACGGTGCCTTCGTCCTTGGCTTCGGCGTCGTCATCGCGGTCGTGCAGCTCGGGGGCTTCGCCGCTGCCACGGAGGACATCGCGGGGGCAAACCTGACCGCGCTCGTGCTGGCGTCGATCATGATGGCCGGCACCGGGGCATCCGACAACGTCAGCGCCATCTTCCGCTCGACCATGCTGCAGACGGCCGTGCCCGACAACATGCGCGGACGCCTGCAGGGCATCTTCATCGTCGTCGTCACGGGCGGGCCCCGCATCGGAGACTTCTACGTCGGCGCGGTTGCCCTCGTGGCGGGGCTCTGGTTCCCGCCGTTGCTCGGCGGCATCCTGATCATCGCGCTCATCGCGCTGTGCCTGCGGTTGACGCCGTCCTTCCGCGCCTACGACGCGCTCACGCCGACGCCCTAA
- a CDS encoding lipase maturation factor family protein, translating to MEWMWATEYELARQVLQRGVAAMFLVAFLSTFNQFPALLGERGLSPTPAFLRRVTFRQAPSIFHWHYSDRMLRLVCLVGALAAASVVVGLPQMGPPWVPLLVFLLMWTLYLSIVNVGQTFYGFGWESLLLEAGFIVAFLGSNEVPPPLPIIVLCWWLVFRLEFGAGMIKMRGGSEWRDLTALMYHHETQPMPGPLSRFAHLLPKWFHKAEVLGSHFAQLVVPWFLFAALIPHPVAQIASSVAAVIIIGTQGWLVLTGNFAWLNWLSIVLAFSAIADFPWLVKAATALNAWVPGWELPGRGEAGTFGVADEYTWFAIVVLVASAFLVVLSWRPLLNLFSSNQLMNASFNRYHLVNAYGAFGTVTKERYEIVIEGTRAPTPDRGWREYEFKGKPGDPTRVPRQFAPYHLRLDWLMWFLALGRQERWFSVLLIRLLEGDKAVLRLLRLNPFPDAPPSWVRARVFLYRFATHEERRQRRLWWIRTPIDELVGPVQLGPGHAARGGGPFAPSGTGADAPRSPFGGKLRSRHEHPAENRAPHDETHPSADGATAAGAPARDPDVDPDGANAVDVENPAGEPDPGTPEPGQDGARG from the coding sequence ATGGAGTGGATGTGGGCGACCGAGTACGAGCTCGCGCGGCAGGTGTTGCAGCGGGGCGTCGCCGCCATGTTCCTCGTCGCCTTCCTGTCGACTTTCAACCAGTTCCCCGCGCTGCTCGGGGAGCGCGGCCTCTCGCCCACGCCCGCGTTCCTGCGCCGCGTGACCTTCCGGCAGGCGCCGAGCATCTTCCACTGGCACTACAGCGACCGGATGCTTCGCCTCGTCTGCCTCGTCGGGGCCCTCGCCGCGGCATCCGTCGTCGTCGGGTTGCCGCAAATGGGGCCGCCGTGGGTTCCCCTGCTCGTGTTCCTCCTGATGTGGACCCTGTACCTCTCGATCGTCAACGTCGGCCAGACCTTCTACGGCTTCGGCTGGGAGAGCCTGTTGCTGGAGGCGGGGTTCATCGTCGCGTTCCTCGGCTCGAACGAGGTGCCGCCGCCCCTGCCGATCATCGTGCTGTGCTGGTGGCTCGTGTTCCGGCTCGAGTTTGGCGCGGGCATGATCAAGATGCGCGGCGGAAGCGAGTGGCGCGACCTCACGGCCCTCATGTACCACCATGAGACGCAGCCCATGCCGGGGCCGCTCAGCCGATTCGCGCACCTCCTGCCGAAGTGGTTCCACAAGGCGGAGGTGCTCGGCTCCCACTTCGCGCAGCTCGTCGTGCCGTGGTTCCTCTTCGCGGCGCTCATCCCGCATCCGGTCGCGCAGATCGCCTCCTCCGTGGCCGCCGTCATCATCATCGGCACGCAGGGCTGGCTCGTGCTGACCGGCAACTTCGCGTGGCTCAACTGGCTCAGCATCGTGCTCGCCTTCTCGGCGATCGCCGACTTCCCGTGGCTCGTGAAGGCCGCGACCGCCCTCAACGCCTGGGTGCCCGGGTGGGAGCTGCCGGGGCGCGGCGAGGCCGGCACATTCGGGGTCGCCGATGAGTACACGTGGTTCGCGATCGTGGTGCTCGTGGCATCCGCGTTCCTGGTCGTGCTGAGTTGGCGCCCGCTCCTGAACCTGTTCTCGAGCAACCAGCTCATGAACGCGAGCTTCAACCGCTACCACCTCGTCAACGCCTACGGGGCGTTCGGCACTGTGACGAAGGAGCGCTACGAGATCGTCATCGAGGGCACCCGCGCGCCGACGCCCGACCGCGGATGGCGCGAGTACGAGTTCAAGGGCAAGCCCGGCGACCCGACGCGGGTGCCGCGGCAGTTCGCGCCGTACCACCTTCGGCTCGACTGGCTCATGTGGTTCCTGGCGCTGGGCCGGCAGGAGCGGTGGTTCAGTGTGCTGCTCATCCGTCTGCTCGAGGGCGACAAGGCTGTGCTCCGGCTGCTCCGGCTCAACCCCTTCCCGGACGCACCGCCCTCGTGGGTGCGCGCGCGCGTCTTCCTCTACCGCTTCGCGACGCACGAGGAGCGGCGCCAGCGTCGGCTGTGGTGGATCCGCACGCCGATCGACGAGCTCGTGGGGCCCGTGCAGCTCGGGCCGGGTCACGCCGCGCGGGGCGGCGGCCCCTTCGCGCCGTCGGGCACCGGTGCGGATGCGCCGCGCTCACCTTTCGGCGGAAAGCTCAGATCGCGACACGAGCATCCTGCCGAAAACCGAGCGCCGCACGACGAAACCCATCCATCTGCGGATGGCGCGACCGCGGCGGGCGCGCCCGCGCGCGACCCCGACGTGGATCCCGACGGGGCCAACGCCGTCGATGTCGAGAACCCGGCGGGCGAGCCGGACCCCGGCACCCCCGAACCCGGGCAGGATGGTGCCCGTGGTTGA